A single region of the Zootoca vivipara chromosome 2, rZooViv1.1, whole genome shotgun sequence genome encodes:
- the BRK1 gene encoding protein BRICK1, which produces MSVQEDPVQREIHQDWANREYIEVITSSIKKIADFLNSFDMSCRSRLATLNEKLTALERRIEYIEARVTKGETLT; this is translated from the exons ATGTCGGTGCAGGAGGACCCGGTTCAGCGCGAGATCCACCAGGACTGGGCCAACCGCGAGTACATCGAGGTGATCACCAGCTCCATCAAGAAGATCGCGGACTTCCTCAATTCCTTCG ACATGTCCTGCCGCTCGCGCCTGGCTACGCTCAACGAGAAGCTGACGGCGCTGGAGAGGCGGATCGAATACATCGAGGCCCGG GTAACAAAAGGTGAAACGCTGACATAG